From the genome of Sulfitobacter sp. DSM 110093, one region includes:
- the lexA gene encoding transcriptional repressor LexA produces MLTKKQLDLLSFIHQRVQRDGVPPSFDEMKLALDLRSKSGIHRLITALEERGFIRRLAHRARAIEVVKLPESLGGAPGFAPRVIDGDRPDSPPPAAAQPVTAHHAFDVPVMGRIAAGVPIEAISQVSHSVTVPGGMIAGQAEHYALEVRGDSMIEAGINDGDVVVIRETSVADNGDIVVALVEDQEATLKRFRRQGSSVALEAANAAYETRVLPSDKVKVQGRLVGLIRTY; encoded by the coding sequence ATGCTGACCAAAAAACAACTTGATTTGCTGTCTTTTATTCATCAGCGCGTGCAACGTGACGGAGTACCGCCAAGCTTTGATGAAATGAAACTGGCTCTCGATCTGCGGTCAAAATCAGGCATCCACCGATTGATCACGGCGTTAGAAGAACGCGGTTTTATTCGCCGACTTGCCCACCGTGCGCGCGCAATCGAAGTTGTTAAGCTGCCCGAGAGCCTTGGCGGTGCCCCGGGTTTTGCCCCCCGCGTTATTGATGGGGACCGCCCTGACAGCCCACCGCCCGCCGCTGCACAACCGGTCACGGCGCATCATGCCTTTGACGTACCGGTTATGGGCCGGATTGCTGCTGGTGTTCCGATTGAGGCGATCTCGCAAGTCTCTCACAGTGTCACTGTGCCGGGCGGTATGATCGCCGGTCAGGCGGAGCATTACGCTCTTGAAGTACGCGGCGACTCGATGATCGAAGCCGGGATTAACGATGGTGACGTCGTGGTGATCCGTGAAACCTCTGTCGCCGACAACGGTGATATCGTGGTCGCGTTGGTTGAGGATCAGGAGGCAACGCTAAAACGCTTCCGGAGACAAGGCTCATCGGTCGCTTTGGAAGCCGCTAATGCCGCTTATGAGACCCGTGTACTGCCCTCTGACAAAGTGAAGGTTCAAGGTCGACTTGTTGGGTTGATCCGAACCTACTGA
- the moaC gene encoding cyclic pyranopterin monophosphate synthase MoaC, translated as MALTHFDVEGDAHMVDVSDKAVTSRVAKAESYIKMSAETFDIITEGRAKKGDVLAVARLAGIMAAKRTADLIPLCHPLPITKVSVELTPDASLPGVRIVATVKTTGQTGVEMEALTAASVTALTVYDMAKAVDKAMEIGGTRVVLKEGGKSGRYEAT; from the coding sequence ATGGCGCTGACACATTTCGATGTTGAGGGCGACGCACATATGGTCGATGTGTCGGATAAGGCCGTCACATCACGTGTCGCCAAAGCTGAGAGCTACATCAAGATGTCCGCCGAAACCTTTGATATCATTACTGAAGGAAGGGCAAAAAAAGGCGATGTTCTGGCCGTTGCGCGACTTGCCGGGATCATGGCGGCCAAACGGACCGCTGACCTAATCCCCCTATGCCATCCGCTGCCGATCACCAAGGTCAGCGTAGAGCTTACTCCCGACGCCAGCCTTCCCGGCGTTCGCATAGTTGCCACCGTCAAGACCACCGGCCAAACCGGTGTGGAGATGGAGGCGCTGACAGCGGCTTCTGTCACCGCACTCACTGTCTATGACATGGCGAAAGCCGTAGATAAGGCAATGGAAATTGGTGGCACACGCGTTGTTTTGAAAGAAGGCGGTAAATCAGGCCGTTACGAGGCGACATGA
- a CDS encoding enoyl-CoA hydratase-related protein — MDYETITYALTDGVALITLNRADKMNALTTQMRAELTHAVTKGGRERRVVVLTGAGRAFCSGQDLADRAGGVADLEKTLREEYAPLLRAIIDCPVPTIAAVNGPAAGAGANIALAADVVFASESAYFMQAFTRIGLIPDAGGTYALPRQMGMAKAMGAALFADKITAQQADDWGMIWQAVPDAEFDAHWRGKAAQLAAGPTAAYAEAKKAIRASWDNGLEDQLSLEAEAQGRCGKSHDFAEGVAAFTQKRSPKFEGR; from the coding sequence ATGGACTATGAAACGATCACCTATGCGCTGACCGATGGTGTTGCGCTGATCACGCTGAACCGTGCTGACAAGATGAACGCGCTGACAACGCAGATGCGGGCTGAGTTGACCCATGCGGTGACCAAGGGTGGGCGTGAAAGGCGCGTGGTGGTCCTTACAGGAGCCGGGCGGGCCTTTTGTTCTGGGCAGGATCTGGCAGATCGGGCAGGCGGCGTGGCTGACCTAGAGAAAACTCTGCGCGAAGAATATGCGCCTCTGCTGCGGGCCATCATTGATTGCCCCGTGCCGACGATCGCCGCTGTGAATGGCCCAGCCGCAGGGGCAGGCGCGAATATCGCGCTGGCGGCAGACGTCGTATTCGCCAGTGAGAGCGCTTATTTCATGCAGGCATTTACCCGTATTGGCCTGATTCCTGACGCGGGCGGCACCTATGCGCTGCCACGGCAGATGGGCATGGCCAAAGCCATGGGGGCAGCGCTTTTTGCCGATAAGATCACCGCGCAGCAGGCCGATGATTGGGGTATGATTTGGCAGGCGGTGCCGGATGCGGAATTTGATGCCCATTGGCGTGGCAAGGCAGCTCAATTGGCCGCCGGGCCAACAGCAGCCTATGCCGAGGCGAAAAAAGCGATCCGCGCTTCTTGGGACAATGGCTTGGAAGATCAGCTGTCGTTAGAGGCCGAAGCCCAGGGTCGTTGTGGTAAATCGCATGATTTCGCTGAAGGTGTCGCGGCCTTTACCCAGAAACGCAGCCCAAAGTTTGAGGGTCGGTAA
- the glp gene encoding gephyrin-like molybdotransferase Glp, translating into MISIEEALEAVLDLVEPLDTENVALRAANGRVLAHPVTAQRSQPPFAASSMDGYALRRAEVEPDAMFKVVGEAAAGHGYAGTLRAGQAVRIFTGAPVPKGADFVVIQEDVTRRGNLITLGHRVDTKDNIRPAGGDFTMGEQLTAPRILRPADIALLAAMNVANVPVIRKPIIAILATGDELVQPGEAPGPDQIIASNSYGLAAMFEDAGAEVRMLPIARDTVASLKQALALARDADLIVTIGGASVGDHDLIGPVAAELGMEQAFYKVAMRPGKPLMAGRINGTAMIGLPGNPVSAMVCGVVFVLPMLRRMLGLNEVNAPIRSAPLGRAMDTNGPRAHYMRATLRDGALYPDERQDSSLLSVLAQADALMIRPPRDPAQDIGELQQYILI; encoded by the coding sequence ATGATCAGTATCGAAGAGGCGCTAGAAGCCGTTCTGGACCTCGTTGAGCCGCTAGATACCGAAAACGTTGCCCTACGCGCCGCCAATGGGCGTGTTCTGGCGCACCCCGTGACCGCACAACGCAGCCAGCCCCCTTTCGCCGCATCTTCGATGGACGGTTACGCCCTAAGACGCGCCGAGGTTGAACCCGATGCGATGTTCAAAGTCGTTGGCGAGGCCGCGGCGGGGCATGGATACGCGGGCACGCTGCGCGCGGGTCAGGCCGTACGCATCTTCACCGGGGCACCTGTCCCAAAAGGTGCTGATTTTGTCGTTATCCAAGAAGATGTAACTCGGCGTGGCAACCTTATCACTCTCGGCCACCGGGTTGATACCAAAGATAACATCCGTCCCGCCGGCGGCGATTTCACCATGGGCGAGCAACTGACCGCCCCGCGTATCCTGCGGCCCGCAGATATTGCTCTGCTCGCCGCCATGAACGTCGCGAATGTGCCGGTAATCCGCAAACCGATCATCGCGATCCTCGCCACTGGGGACGAGTTGGTGCAACCGGGCGAAGCTCCCGGCCCTGATCAAATCATCGCCTCCAACAGCTACGGCCTTGCCGCCATGTTTGAGGATGCGGGGGCCGAAGTGCGCATGCTCCCTATTGCACGGGATACCGTGGCCTCGTTAAAGCAAGCACTTGCATTAGCTCGGGATGCGGATCTGATTGTGACCATTGGCGGCGCGTCTGTCGGTGACCACGACCTAATCGGCCCGGTCGCCGCCGAACTTGGGATGGAGCAAGCCTTTTACAAAGTCGCTATGCGTCCCGGCAAACCTTTGATGGCGGGACGTATCAACGGCACGGCAATGATTGGCCTCCCTGGAAACCCTGTATCTGCAATGGTTTGCGGCGTAGTCTTCGTGTTACCAATGCTGCGTCGTATGTTAGGATTAAATGAGGTCAACGCACCCATCCGGAGCGCACCCCTTGGGCGCGCAATGGATACGAATGGGCCGCGCGCTCACTACATGCGTGCAACCCTTCGGGACGGTGCGCTTTACCCAGATGAACGACAAGATTCTTCGCTTCTTTCCGTACTTGCGCAGGCGGATGCGTTGATGATCCGCCCGCCTCGCGATCCGGCGCAAGATATTGGCGAACTGCAGCAGTACATCTTGATTTAG
- a CDS encoding heme lyase CcmF/NrfE family subunit, protein MITELGHFALVLAFGVALVQMVVPMWGAWRGRAGWMAVAEPAAAAQFILIALSFGALMWAFVTSDFSLQLVVANSHSAKPMLYKISGTWGNHEGSMLLWVLIVALFGAMAAWFGGNLPPSLRARVLSVQAAIGVAFLAFILFTSNPFLRMGTPPFDGQDLNPLLQDPGLAFHPPFLYLGYVGLSMAFSFAVAALIEGRVDAAWGRWVRPWTLAAWVFLTIGIALGSWWAYYELGWGGFWFWDPVENASFMPWLLAAALLHSAIVVEKRESLKSWTILLAILAFGFSLIGTFIVRSGLLTSVHAFANDPERGVFILAILGFFTGGALLLYSFRASALEAKGVFGLLSRETALVVNNLLLAVACFVVFVGTMWPLVAEMFLDRKLSVGPPFFNAAFTPFMVALGLILPIGSAMPWKRAKIMRAIYPLRYVFVLAVALGGLAFAMQSGRGLLGPVGMFLGAWLIMGTVVDVMQRLGRGPGKLARLRRLPRADWGKATAHGGLGITMAGIAGLMAWAVDDIRVAQIDDPFEVGSYTLTLQDVSEERGPNYLTTIATLSLAQDGKTIATLRPEKRFYPVAQMPTTEAAIDYNLARDVYVVIGDAQDGGGWAVRTYIKPMTNWIWIGCALMALGGALSLSDRRFRVAAGARKQPVGVPAE, encoded by the coding sequence ATGATTACAGAGCTTGGACATTTCGCGCTGGTGCTCGCCTTTGGCGTGGCGCTGGTACAGATGGTGGTGCCGATGTGGGGCGCTTGGCGGGGCCGTGCGGGTTGGATGGCGGTGGCCGAACCGGCGGCGGCGGCGCAATTTATCCTGATTGCGCTGTCCTTTGGCGCGTTGATGTGGGCCTTCGTCACCTCGGATTTCAGCCTGCAACTGGTGGTGGCTAACAGCCATTCCGCCAAGCCGATGCTCTACAAAATCAGCGGCACATGGGGCAACCACGAAGGGTCGATGTTGCTGTGGGTGCTGATCGTGGCGCTGTTTGGCGCGATGGCTGCATGGTTTGGCGGCAACCTGCCGCCCAGCCTGCGGGCGCGGGTGCTGTCGGTGCAGGCGGCGATTGGCGTAGCCTTTCTCGCGTTTATCCTCTTTACGTCTAATCCATTCTTGCGCATGGGAACGCCGCCCTTCGACGGGCAGGATTTGAACCCGCTGCTGCAAGATCCGGGCTTGGCCTTTCACCCTCCATTTTTGTATCTCGGCTATGTCGGCCTCAGCATGGCGTTCAGCTTTGCCGTGGCGGCGTTGATTGAGGGGCGCGTTGACGCGGCTTGGGGCCGTTGGGTGCGCCCGTGGACTTTGGCGGCTTGGGTGTTCCTGACCATCGGCATCGCGCTTGGGTCTTGGTGGGCCTATTATGAGCTTGGCTGGGGCGGTTTCTGGTTCTGGGATCCGGTCGAGAACGCCTCCTTCATGCCGTGGCTCTTGGCAGCAGCTTTGTTGCATTCTGCTATCGTTGTGGAAAAGCGCGAGAGCCTGAAGAGCTGGACTATCCTTCTGGCGATCTTGGCCTTTGGGTTTTCGCTGATTGGCACGTTTATCGTGCGTTCCGGGCTGCTGACCTCTGTTCACGCCTTTGCCAATGACCCCGAGCGTGGGGTGTTTATCCTTGCCATTCTCGGGTTTTTCACCGGCGGTGCGCTGCTGCTGTACTCATTTCGTGCGTCAGCGCTTGAGGCCAAGGGCGTCTTTGGCCTGCTCAGCCGCGAAACCGCTTTGGTGGTAAACAATCTGTTGCTGGCGGTCGCCTGTTTCGTGGTCTTTGTTGGCACAATGTGGCCGCTGGTGGCCGAGATGTTCCTTGATCGCAAACTCAGTGTCGGGCCGCCGTTCTTTAACGCCGCGTTTACCCCTTTCATGGTAGCGCTTGGGCTGATCCTTCCTATTGGCTCTGCTATGCCGTGGAAACGGGCCAAGATTATGCGTGCCATCTATCCGCTGCGCTATGTCTTTGTGCTGGCGGTGGCGCTTGGGGGGCTGGCCTTTGCAATGCAATCTGGGCGCGGGCTGTTGGGGCCTGTGGGCATGTTCCTCGGCGCTTGGCTGATCATGGGCACGGTGGTTGACGTGATGCAGCGCCTTGGCCGGGGGCCGGGCAAACTTGCACGCCTGCGCCGATTGCCGCGTGCTGATTGGGGCAAGGCCACCGCACATGGGGGGCTGGGCATTACCATGGCGGGGATCGCGGGGCTGATGGCTTGGGCTGTGGATGACATCCGTGTGGCCCAAATCGACGACCCTTTCGAAGTGGGCAGCTATACGCTGACCCTGCAAGATGTGAGTGAGGAACGCGGACCGAACTATTTGACCACTATCGCCACACTCTCGCTCGCGCAGGACGGCAAGACAATTGCGACACTTCGGCCAGAGAAACGTTTTTACCCCGTCGCCCAGATGCCCACGACCGAGGCAGCGATCGACTATAACCTCGCGCGCGATGTCTATGTGGTGATCGGCGACGCGCAGGACGGCGGCGGTTGGGCCGTGCGGACCTATATCAAACCGATGACCAATTGGATTTGGATCGGCTGTGCGCTGATGGCCCTTGGCGGGGCTTTGAGCCTAAGCGATCGACGTTTCCGTGTTGCGGCTGGCGCACGCAAGCAACCTGTGGGAGTGCCTGCGGAATGA
- a CDS encoding cytochrome c-type biogenesis protein — protein sequence MKRLLLILTLLASPLWAVQPDEVLDDPALEARARELSQGLRCLVCRNESIDESNASLARDLRILLRERLVVGDSNEEAVNFIVSRYGEYVLLSPRATGANWLLWGAGPLMLLLAGGLGAVYLRGRARGKTATEAPLSPEEEARLRDILDG from the coding sequence ATGAAGCGTTTGCTGTTGATCCTGACCCTGTTGGCAAGCCCGCTTTGGGCGGTACAGCCCGACGAGGTGTTGGACGATCCCGCCCTAGAAGCCCGCGCGCGGGAGTTGAGCCAAGGGCTGAGATGCCTAGTCTGTCGAAACGAGAGCATTGATGAAAGCAACGCAAGCCTTGCCCGCGACCTGCGCATTCTTCTGCGGGAACGGCTGGTTGTGGGTGACAGCAACGAAGAGGCCGTTAATTTCATCGTTTCCCGCTATGGCGAATATGTACTTTTGAGCCCCCGCGCCACCGGAGCGAATTGGCTGCTTTGGGGGGCAGGGCCGCTGATGCTCTTGCTGGCCGGGGGACTGGGAGCCGTCTATCTGCGCGGTCGTGCGCGCGGCAAAACCGCGACCGAAGCGCCACTTTCACCTGAAGAAGAAGCCCGCCTGCGCGACATTCTCGACGGCTGA
- a CDS encoding ComEC/Rec2 family competence protein: protein MGLLNHFSAIMRHQRGHLFGWVPVCLAIGIGWFFSLPMEPSLPLLWAVALAVAGLGGIARALPESVSPFAIAVALILLGLLLAAFRAHSMTAPVLGWRYYGAVEGRVVALDRSQSDAPRVTLDQVRLDRVPPALTPTRVRVSLHSQTPGSIQPTPGMRVMTTAHLSPPAGPVEPGGFDFQRHAWFAGLGAVGYTRVPLLGIAPPIMGEPALVLFRLRMNASARVRQHLPGDVGGFAAAITTGDRSAISQEALQDLRSSNLAHLLAISGLHMGLLSAVVFGAMRLMLALHPITATRWPSRSIAAGAALIAATGYLALSGGNVATERAYVMCAVALCALMIGRRAISLRAVAVAGIIVLALRSEALTGPGFQMSFAATTALVAVFGWMRDFEGTVIPQRLRPIVAVVISSAVAGFATAPISAAHFNTVSHYGLIANLLSVPLMGVLVIPAAVLAAMLAPFGVEGLPLWAMGLGLRWILAVSEAVSGLAGARSFVPGPGGWVLPLLALGFLWLLLWQGRLRWLGCPAMVLSLILWHGVVRPDILVADTGTLVGVMTSKGRALSKEKGAGFIARNWLENDGEGVDQTVAAERWTDIDAGIIHLSGKRAVAAFSGCHPGDIVIASAEVDAAQQWGCLVFDPIRLRVTGALALRKTPEGWQITTAREYAGARMWNTKPKRRAGRQ, encoded by the coding sequence ATGGGCCTTTTGAACCACTTTAGCGCCATCATGCGCCATCAGCGGGGGCATCTATTTGGCTGGGTTCCGGTCTGTCTTGCGATCGGAATTGGGTGGTTCTTTTCCTTGCCGATGGAGCCTTCTTTGCCGCTCCTTTGGGCAGTGGCGCTTGCCGTTGCAGGGCTGGGGGGGATCGCACGGGCGTTGCCCGAAAGTGTCTCGCCCTTTGCAATTGCTGTGGCTTTGATCCTTCTCGGCCTGCTTCTTGCTGCCTTTCGCGCACATTCCATGACGGCCCCGGTGCTCGGCTGGCGCTATTACGGGGCGGTTGAAGGGCGGGTCGTTGCCTTGGACCGAAGCCAATCTGATGCGCCCCGCGTTACCCTTGATCAGGTTCGGCTGGACCGTGTGCCGCCCGCACTGACCCCGACGAGGGTACGGGTGTCATTACATTCCCAAACCCCCGGCTCCATCCAACCTACCCCCGGCATGCGGGTGATGACGACGGCACACCTATCGCCCCCCGCCGGCCCGGTAGAACCGGGTGGCTTCGACTTCCAGCGTCATGCGTGGTTTGCCGGATTGGGCGCGGTCGGCTACACGCGGGTGCCACTTTTGGGCATTGCCCCGCCGATCATGGGGGAACCTGCTCTCGTGTTGTTTCGCCTTCGCATGAACGCTTCAGCCCGTGTGCGACAGCATCTGCCCGGCGACGTCGGCGGTTTCGCGGCTGCCATCACCACTGGCGATCGCAGCGCCATCTCTCAGGAAGCACTGCAAGACCTGCGCAGCAGTAATCTCGCACATTTATTGGCAATCTCTGGGTTGCATATGGGCCTGCTCAGCGCGGTTGTCTTTGGCGCGATGCGTCTGATGCTGGCCCTACATCCGATCACGGCGACCCGCTGGCCCAGCCGCAGCATTGCTGCTGGCGCGGCGCTGATTGCCGCCACCGGTTACCTTGCGCTGTCCGGCGGCAATGTCGCGACCGAGCGCGCCTATGTCATGTGCGCGGTTGCCTTATGCGCACTGATGATTGGCCGTCGTGCCATTTCGCTTCGTGCGGTAGCAGTGGCGGGGATCATCGTCTTGGCTTTGCGCTCCGAAGCCCTCACGGGGCCGGGGTTTCAGATGTCATTCGCGGCCACAACGGCGCTTGTCGCAGTCTTCGGTTGGATGCGTGATTTTGAGGGGACGGTGATCCCGCAGCGCTTGCGCCCGATCGTGGCGGTGGTGATTTCTTCGGCAGTCGCCGGGTTCGCAACGGCACCAATTTCCGCTGCCCATTTCAACACGGTTTCGCATTACGGGCTGATCGCCAATCTACTGTCGGTTCCGCTCATGGGCGTCTTGGTGATCCCAGCAGCCGTATTGGCCGCTATGTTGGCTCCTTTTGGCGTGGAGGGGCTCCCACTTTGGGCAATGGGCCTTGGCTTGCGCTGGATCCTTGCCGTTTCAGAAGCGGTATCAGGCCTAGCTGGCGCGCGTAGTTTCGTTCCGGGGCCGGGGGGCTGGGTGCTGCCGTTGTTGGCGCTCGGATTTCTATGGTTGCTGCTGTGGCAAGGGCGCTTGCGGTGGCTGGGATGCCCCGCGATGGTGCTTTCCCTCATTCTTTGGCACGGAGTGGTGCGACCTGACATACTGGTCGCCGATACCGGCACGCTTGTAGGGGTTATGACCTCAAAGGGTAGAGCGCTAAGCAAAGAAAAAGGCGCAGGGTTCATTGCGCGAAATTGGCTGGAAAACGATGGCGAAGGCGTAGACCAAACTGTCGCTGCTGAACGGTGGACAGATATTGATGCGGGCATCATTCACCTTTCGGGAAAGCGGGCCGTTGCAGCATTCAGCGGCTGTCACCCCGGTGACATCGTGATCGCCTCGGCTGAAGTGGATGCAGCCCAGCAATGGGGTTGCCTGGTCTTTGATCCCATCCGATTGCGGGTAACAGGCGCTCTCGCGCTCAGAAAAACGCCCGAGGGCTGGCAGATCACCACGGCAAGAGAATACGCCGGAGCGCGTATGTGGAACACCAAGCCAAAGCGACGGGCAGGGCGTCAGTAG
- a CDS encoding citrate synthase, with amino-acid sequence MTNNNKTATLTIGDQSYDLPIHSPTDGPDVVDIRKLYAQAGVFTYDPGFTSTAACDSTITFIDGDKGVLLHRGYPIEQLASKSHYLEVCYLLLYGELPGPKALEEFECLVTNHTMLHEQMMNFFRGFRRDAHPMAIMVGVVGAMSAFYHDSTDINDEHQREVATIRLIAKMPTIAAMAYKYTIGQPFVYPRNDLDYASNFLRMCFAVPAEDHEVNPILSRAMDRIFTLHADHEQNASTSTVRLASSSGANPFACIAAGIACLWGPAHGGANQACLEMLKEIGTPDRIPEFIARAKDKNDPFRLMGFGHRVYKNHDPRATVMKESADEVLELMGVENNPILQVAKELEKAALEDPYFAEKKLFPNVDFYSGIILEAMGFPTSMFTPIFALARTVGWISQWKEQISDPQLKIGRPRQLYLGEDKRDYVDIENR; translated from the coding sequence ATGACCAATAACAATAAAACTGCAACGCTGACGATCGGCGATCAAAGCTACGATCTACCGATTCACAGCCCCACCGACGGCCCCGATGTTGTCGATATTCGCAAGCTCTATGCGCAGGCGGGTGTCTTTACCTATGACCCGGGGTTCACCTCGACGGCGGCCTGCGACAGCACGATTACTTTCATCGACGGTGACAAAGGCGTGCTGTTGCATCGTGGCTATCCGATCGAACAACTGGCGAGCAAATCGCACTACCTCGAAGTATGCTACCTGCTCCTATACGGTGAACTGCCCGGCCCCAAAGCCTTGGAAGAGTTCGAATGCTTGGTGACCAACCACACCATGCTGCACGAACAGATGATGAATTTCTTCCGTGGTTTCCGCCGCGATGCGCATCCAATGGCCATCATGGTCGGTGTGGTCGGCGCGATGTCGGCTTTCTATCACGACAGCACCGACATCAACGATGAGCACCAGCGCGAAGTCGCGACGATCCGATTGATCGCCAAGATGCCGACGATTGCGGCAATGGCCTATAAATACACTATCGGTCAGCCGTTCGTATATCCGCGCAATGATCTGGACTATGCGTCGAACTTCCTGCGCATGTGCTTTGCCGTTCCGGCAGAAGATCATGAGGTAAACCCGATCCTGAGCCGCGCCATGGACCGGATCTTTACCCTCCACGCGGATCACGAGCAGAACGCCTCGACCTCGACCGTGCGTTTGGCGTCTTCTTCGGGCGCCAACCCCTTCGCTTGTATCGCTGCTGGCATCGCCTGCCTCTGGGGGCCGGCGCATGGTGGTGCAAACCAAGCCTGCCTCGAGATGCTGAAAGAAATCGGCACGCCTGATCGCATTCCTGAGTTCATCGCCCGCGCCAAAGACAAGAACGATCCGTTCCGTCTGATGGGCTTTGGTCACCGCGTTTACAAAAACCATGACCCGCGCGCGACCGTGATGAAGGAAAGCGCCGACGAAGTTCTGGAACTGATGGGGGTCGAGAACAACCCGATCCTTCAGGTCGCCAAAGAACTGGAAAAAGCCGCGTTGGAAGACCCGTATTTCGCGGAGAAGAAGCTTTTCCCGAACGTCGACTTCTACTCGGGCATCATTCTTGAAGCTATGGGCTTCCCCACATCGATGTTCACGCCCATCTTCGCCCTTGCGCGGACTGTTGGTTGGATCTCGCAGTGGAAAGAACAGATCAGCGATCCGCAGCTTAAAATTGGCCGCCCGCGCCAGCTGTATCTCGGCGAAGATAAACGCGATTACGTCGACATCGAAAACCGCTGA
- the gltX gene encoding glutamate--tRNA ligase, which produces MNAPVVTRFAPSPTGFLHIGGARTALFNWLYARGRGGKFLLRIEDTDRARSTPEATEAILKGMAWLGLDHDGEIVSQFENAPRHAEVANELLAAGKAFKCFASQDEINAFREAAKAEGRSTLYRSPWRDADPASHPDAPYVIRIKAPLGGTTVIRDQVQGDVTIRNDQLDDMILLRSDGTPVYMLAVVVDDHDMGVTHVVRGDDHLNNAARQMMIYEAMGWDVPVWAHIPLIHGADGKKLSKRHGALGAQEYQVMGFPAAGMRNYLARLGWSHGDDEFFTDAQAQEWFDLDGIRKSPAQFDLKKLENLCGQHIAQADDAALRREIEAYLEAAGLPALTAPQAEGLEQAMYCLKDRAKTFPELLEKATFVLTERPITPDEKAAKNLDTVSRGILSELTPQLQNASWNKETLEEVLNGFAAAHDTKFGKLAGPLRAALAGRAVTPSVFDMMLVLGRDETLARLTDAAA; this is translated from the coding sequence ATGAACGCCCCCGTTGTAACCCGTTTCGCCCCTTCTCCCACCGGGTTCCTGCACATCGGCGGGGCCCGTACCGCCTTGTTTAACTGGCTCTACGCGCGCGGGCGGGGCGGCAAATTCCTGCTTCGGATCGAAGACACCGACCGTGCGCGCTCCACCCCCGAAGCGACCGAAGCGATTCTTAAAGGCATGGCATGGCTGGGTTTGGACCACGACGGCGAGATCGTCAGCCAGTTTGAAAATGCACCGCGCCACGCCGAAGTGGCGAACGAGCTGCTTGCGGCAGGCAAAGCATTCAAGTGCTTTGCTTCACAAGACGAAATTAACGCCTTCCGCGAAGCAGCCAAGGCAGAGGGGCGCAGCACGCTTTACCGGTCGCCATGGCGCGACGCCGATCCGGCCAGCCACCCTGACGCGCCCTATGTGATCCGAATCAAGGCACCGCTGGGAGGTACTACCGTGATCCGCGATCAGGTTCAGGGGGATGTCACCATCCGCAACGACCAGCTCGACGATATGATCCTGCTGCGCTCGGACGGTACACCGGTTTATATGCTCGCCGTGGTGGTGGACGATCACGATATGGGCGTGACCCACGTGGTGCGCGGTGATGATCACCTCAACAACGCCGCGCGGCAGATGATGATCTATGAGGCTATGGGCTGGGACGTGCCGGTTTGGGCGCATATCCCGCTGATCCACGGCGCGGATGGCAAGAAACTGTCGAAACGTCACGGCGCATTGGGCGCGCAGGAATATCAGGTAATGGGCTTTCCGGCCGCTGGCATGCGCAATTATCTCGCGCGGCTGGGGTGGAGCCATGGGGATGACGAATTCTTTACCGACGCACAGGCGCAGGAGTGGTTTGACCTTGACGGTATCCGCAAAAGCCCCGCGCAGTTTGACCTGAAAAAGCTGGAAAACCTTTGCGGGCAGCATATCGCGCAAGCCGATGATGCCGCGCTGCGGCGCGAAATCGAAGCCTATCTGGAGGCCGCTGGTCTGCCTGCCCTTACGGCACCCCAAGCCGAGGGTTTGGAGCAGGCGATGTACTGCCTCAAAGATCGCGCGAAGACATTTCCGGAACTACTTGAAAAAGCAACATTTGTTTTGACCGAGCGCCCAATCACCCCTGATGAGAAAGCGGCAAAAAATCTCGATACGGTATCCCGTGGCATACTGTCGGAATTGACGCCGCAATTGCAAAATGCTAGCTGGAACAAGGAAACGCTGGAGGAGGTACTGAACGGTTTTGCTGCCGCGCATGACACCAAATTCGGCAAGCTGGCGGGGCCCCTTCGGGCGGCTTTGGCTGGCAGGGCAGTCACCCCATCGGTTTTTGACATGATGTTGGTGCTGGGGCGCGATGAAACCCTTGCCCGACTGACAGACGCCGCGGCCTAA